A single window of Populus nigra chromosome 17, ddPopNigr1.1, whole genome shotgun sequence DNA harbors:
- the LOC133676635 gene encoding WD repeat-containing protein LWD1-like, producing MESFSQKGPVICTYVAQWPIYSLAWSARRDKKSRLAIGSFLEDYSNKVEIVQFNSDTSDFTTDSRLIFDHPYSPTNLMFFPSEDVANPDIIITSGDYMRIWQIHDDRIELKSLLNGNKCSEFNSAITSFDWADFDVHRVVSSSVDSTIVVWDIEKETVYAQLVAHDKEVNDISWGWFNIFASVSGDGSVRVCDLRKKERSTIIYENPMQDCSLLRLEWNKSDPRFIATVGMNSNKVVILDIRFPSTPLMELSKHRASVNSISWAPCTGRKICSVGDDSRALIWDVASKAGSGPENITGQAEPEMWYGSVGGINNVRWSPVEMDWIAIAFLTKLQLLKV from the coding sequence ATGGAAAGCTTTTCACAGAAAGGACCAGTCATCTGCACTTACGTAGCTCAATGGCCTATATATTCACTAGCCTGGTCTGCCCGACGTGACAAAAAATCACGTCTTGCCATAGGAAGTTTCCTTGAAGACTATAGCAACAAGGTGGAAATTGTTCAATTCAACAGCGACACTTCTGATTTCACCACCGATAGCCGCCTAATATTCGATCACCCTTATTCACCCACAAACCTGATGTTCTTCCCCTCCGAGGATGTTGCAAATCCTGATATCATCATCACCTCCGGGGACTACATGCGCATATGGCAAATTCACGATGACCGAATTGAGTTGAAGTCTCTCCTAAATGGCAATAAGTGTAGTGAATTCAACTCTGCCATAACATCTTTTGATTGGGCTGATTTTGATGTTCATCGTGTGGTCAGTTCGAGTGTTGACTCCACCATTGTTGTTTGGGATATAGAGAAGGAAACTGTATATGCTCAATTAGTTGCACATGATAAAGAAGTGAATGATATTTCATGGGGTTGGTTCAATATTTTCGCATCGGTATCAGGTGATGGTTCAGTTAGGGTTTGCGatttaaggaaaaaagagagatcaacaataatttatgaaaatccaATGCAGGATTGTTCTTTGTTAAGGCTAGAGTGGAACAAAAGTGACCCGAGATTTATAGCCACAGTCGGCATGAACAGTAACAAGGTTGTAATTTTGGACATTCGCTTTCCTTCAACTCCTTTAATGGAGCTTAGCAAGCATAGGGCCAGTGTGAATTCTATATCCTGGGCTCCATGTACAGGACGAAAGATATGCTCGGTAGGTGATGATTCAAGGGCTTTGATATGGGATGTGGCCAGTAAGGCTGGAAGCGGACCAGAAAACATTACAGGCCAGGCGGAACCTGAAATGTGGTATGGATCAGTGGGTGGGATCAATAATGTGCGTTGGTCTCCTGTGGAGATGGATTGGATTGCTATTGCTTTTCTGACCAAGTTACAACTCTTGAAGGTTTAG